A window of Oncorhynchus nerka isolate Pitt River linkage group LG4, Oner_Uvic_2.0, whole genome shotgun sequence contains these coding sequences:
- the LOC115128532 gene encoding membrane progestin receptor alpha-B-like, translating to MHCCQSPETIQPATTTVPPSIRPSLMATIVMDRIGRLFINLQQVRAVPQMLTEVAPSMPGTLRDTEVPGFFRERYIHAGYRPLHQGWRYYFLSLFQRHNETINVWTHLLGSLLVLVKFLQLAETVDFIHDAHAWPLLILLLSSLAYMACSTVAHLLAAKSEFYHYCFFFLDYVGVAQYQYGSAVAHFYYAVEPDYHRWVSSVFMPTATFLCCLSCLGCCYGKFRNHSLRVWVRKVGQVVPSAMAYAWDTSPVFHRLLLWPTSHSDGITAAASGVVGDPAISFHGGQVAFFLSSAFFFTNPLPERLFPGHCDFLGQGHQLFHVFLVICTLCQIQASHLDYLGRRPLYTQLHGERGAAATIYLVQYGATQVVCVCIAVFMARKVKRLLDCRDKSK from the exons ATGCATTG TTGCCAGTCTCCTGAAACTATCCAGCCAGCAACAACAACGGTCCCACCATCCATCAGACCATCCCTCATGGCAACGATTGTTATGGATAGGATTGGGCGTCTGTTCATCAACCTCCAGCAGGTAAGGGCGGTGCCCCAGATGCTGACAGAGGTCGCCCCCTCCATGCCCGGCACGCTACGAGACACCGAAGTTCCCGGGTTCTTCAGAGAGCGCTACATCCACGCCGGCTACCGACCGCTCCACCAGGGCTGGAG GTACTACTTCCTTTCGCTGTTCCAGCGTCACAACGAGACCATCAACGTGTGGACCCACCTGCTGGGgtctctccttgtcctggtcaaGTTCCTCCAGCTGGCTGAGACGGTAGACTTCATCCATGATGCCCACGCCTggcccctcctcatcctcctcctgtcctctctggcCTACATGGCCTGCAGCACTGTAGCCCACCTCCTGGCTGCCAAATCAGAGTTCTACCACTACTGCTTCTTCTTCCTGGATTATGTAGGAGTGGCTCAGTATCAGTATGGCAGTGCCGTGGCTCACTTCTACTATGCTGTGGAACCAGATTACCACCGGTGGGTCTCCTCGGTCTTCATGCCGACTGCCACCTTCCTCTGCTGCCTGTCCTGCCTGGGCTGCTGCTATGGGAAGTTTCGCAACCACAGCCTGCGGGTCTGGGTCCGGAAGGTGGGCCAGGTGGTTCCCTCGGCTATGGCCTATGCCTGGGATACTAGCCCGGTGTTCCACCGCCTCCTCCTCTGGCCCACGTCGCACAGTGATGGCATCACTGCCGCGGCCAGTGGCGTAGTCGGTGACCCGGCTATATCCTTCCATGGGGGCCAGGTAGCCTTCTTCCTGTCCAGTGCGTTCTTCTTCACAAACCCACTTCCAGAGCGTCTGTTCCCAGGCCACTGTGATTTCCTGGGGCAGGGCCACCAGCTGTTCCACGTCTTCCTGGTGATCTGTACCCTCTGTCAGATCCAGGCCTCTCACCTGGACTACCTGGGCCGACGGCCactctacacacagctacacggagagagaggagcagcagcCACTATCTATCTGGTTCAGTATGGAGCCACGCAGGTGGTCTGTGTCTGTATAGCAGTCTTCATGGCGAGGAAAGTAAAACGGTTGCTTGACTGCAGAGACAAGTCCAAATGA
- the LOC115128533 gene encoding transmembrane protein 222-like, translated as MADVEIDTMKNYHIAFERINPDTSRYPYCIVWTPIPVLSWLLPFIGHMGICTSSGIIRDFAGPYFVSEDNMAFGRPTKYWMLDVARVYASGSNAWDTAVQDASEEYKNRMHNLCCDNCHSHVAMALNLMRYENKTSWNMINLCLLSLVHGKHVSCAGFLKTWLPFLMLLGIILTVALTINLQ; from the exons ATGGCGGATGTCGAAATCGACACCATGAAGAATTACCACATAGCCTTTGAAAGAATAAACCCCGATACGAGTCGTTACCCCTACTGTATCGTGTGGACACCTATCCCCGTACTATC ATGGCTGCTACCATTCATTGGACACATGGGAATCTGCACCTCTTCTGGTATCATCCGGGACTTTGCTGGGCCCTATTTTGTCTCT GAAGACAACATGGCCTTTGGGAGACCAACAAA ATACTGGATGCTGGACGTAGCCAGGGTGTATGCTAGTGGGTCCAACGCCTGGGACACAGCAGTGCAAGACGCCTCAGAGGAATACAAAAACAGAATG CACAACCTCTGCTGTGACAACTGTCACTCCCATGTGGCCATGGCTCTGAACCTGATGCGCTATGAGAACAAAACCTCGTGGAACATGATCAACCTCTGTCTGCTCTCCCTAGTCCACGGAAAACACGTCAG CTGTGCAGGGTTCCTGAAGACCTGGCTTCCCTTCCTCATGTTGCTGGGTATCATCCTAACTGTGGCTCTGACCATTAACCTGCAGTGA